The DNA sequence GTCTCCAAGAACTGGATGGCCGATGGCAGCTAAATGTACACGGATTTGATGTGTGCGTCCTGTATCCAGCTTAATATCTAGTTCACATTCGTTTTCTTTAAGCATACGTGCATCTAAAATGTGCGTAACAGCATGTTGTCCTGTTGGCGAAACTCTTCTGCGGTTCGGATGAAATTTGTCTTTACCGATAGGCTGGTCGATCGTTTGCGGTTTTAATGGCAGTTGGCTTTTAACTACTGCTTTATAAATACGTGCAATCTGATTGTCTTCCAACATACGGTCAAGCAGCTTTTTCATCAATGGGTTTTTCGCCACAATCAACAAGCCGACAGTTTCTTGGTCTAAACGATGAATCGGTTCGACATAATCACTGTCAATCGTGTAAATGACGTGGTTCATCAGTGTGTTGCTTTCTTTTAAATCATTCGGATGCGTTTTTACGCCTTTAGGCTTCTTGATAATCGCAATATCCTCATCTTCATAATAAACATCCGCATAACGGTAACTCGGCAAATAGTTGCTGACTTCGTCAGGCGTAGGCACAAAGACTTGATCGCCTTGTGCAGCTTTATCTGTTAATTTAGCTTCCTTGCCATTAATCGTAATGGCTTTTGACATATTTAATTGATGCAGTTCTTTTTTAGGTAATTTCACATCTTGAAAAATTTCACGCAATGTATAGCCATTGTATTGTTCAGGTACTTTAAATTCCATAATGTCCTCCTCGATTATTACTTAATATGATAACATATTCTGTTAGTAATGCGTCGAGACTTGAAGTAGAATGCTATCGTTAAGATAGCTGAATCGGTATAATATAGATAAATTGACATTGAGAGGTGACGCTTTTTGGTTAAACCGACACGCCTTGCTTTACTAAAGGAAATCGCTGAATATCTGAATGAAGAAACAGAAATCTATACAATGATGCATGGTGCTTTACGGCTATTAGTGGAAGGCAGTGCTTTTACTACCGGCTGGATTTTCTTTATCAATGAAGACGGGCAGCAAGAAATGGCAGCGGACTATCATTTGCCGCCTTCTTTGTTGAAAAATGAATGCCAAGGAATGAATGAAGGCACTTGCTGGTGCGTACAAGCTTACCATAGCGAAAAACTGATGAAGGCTTCAAATATTATCCATTGTTCCAGAATCAGTGCAGCCAATCAAGCGTATCTTGACGAATCAGAAGGGATTACACATCATGCGACAGTCCCGCTGCGTTCAGGCA is a window from the Staphylococcus sp. IVB6181 genome containing:
- a CDS encoding RluA family pseudouridine synthase; the encoded protein is MEFKVPEQYNGYTLREIFQDVKLPKKELHQLNMSKAITINGKEAKLTDKAAQGDQVFVPTPDEVSNYLPSYRYADVYYEDEDIAIIKKPKGVKTHPNDLKESNTLMNHVIYTIDSDYVEPIHRLDQETVGLLIVAKNPLMKKLLDRMLEDNQIARIYKAVVKSQLPLKPQTIDQPIGKDKFHPNRRRVSPTGQHAVTHILDARMLKENECELDIKLDTGRTHQIRVHLAAIGHPVLGDPLYGDSKLRKLRLHSHKIEFTHPLTKQLISVSLDDK